TGGACGACGTGACGCTCAAGCGCGGGCTGGTCGGCTCCACCGACATCTTCGAGTGGATCAAAGGGGTGCGCGACGGTGTCGCCGACCCCCGGCAGGTCACCATCACCCTGCTCGACGAGGCGCGCCAAGAGGTGGCGACCTTCGCCTTGCGTAATGCCCAGCCCAAGAAATACACCGGCCCCACCCTGGCGGCCAAGGGCGGGGGCGAGGTCGCCATGGAAGAACTGCACCTGGTCCACGAAGGCATCGAGTACCAGTAGGCGGACCACGGCCATGTCGGCACTCGCCCGCCTCCCGCTCGGTGCCCCCGGGGTCTACCCCTACCCGGGGCCCGCCCTGCGCAGCCTCACCGGGGTGCGCCTGGATCTGTGCGCCTTCGCCGGCGTCGCCCCGCGGGGGCCGGCGCGGGTGCCGGTGGTGGAGGACGAGGCCGACGGGCACTTCTGGCGCGG
The DNA window shown above is from Candidatus Thiodictyon syntrophicum and carries:
- a CDS encoding phage tail protein gives rise to the protein MATYRDNPYGAFNFLVSLGGRQGSGDPGVIIGGFSDASGLGFDISYSEYRNGNEKFNTVRKVPNTHKVDDVTLKRGLVGSTDIFEWIKGVRDGVADPRQVTITLLDEARQEVATFALRNAQPKKYTGPTLAAKGGGEVAMEELHLVHEGIEYQ